The DNA region CAACCGACGAAACAACACCGCGCCGCAGCGGGTTTGCCGTGCCGGAACCTCCGGTGATTCCCCCACCGCCGAAGCAGATCGCGGTGACCGCGTTTCGAGACTATCTGGATTGTCCGTACCGATATTTTCTCAGGCACGAACTGCACCTGAAGTCGGTCGACGACGAAACGCGAGAACTCAGCGCCGCGGCATTCGGCAGCCTGATTCATGATGTGCTGAGTGCGTTTGGCAAATCGCAGTTCGTTCATGGCGCGACGGCGGAATCCATCGAACAGTTTCTGCTCGACGAACTCAGGCGACTCGCCCGCCGAAAGTTTGGCCGAAATCGATCCGCAACAATCGCCGTGCAGCTTGAGATGGCCGAAGACCGACTGCGGAAGTTCGCAGCGTGTCAGGCAACCATGGCCGCCGAAGGCTGGAACATTCAGGGCACAGAACTTGATCTGGTGTACCCGGATTTCACCGACTCTAGAGGCCGAAAAGTTTCTCTGAAGGGGCGAGTCGACCGAATTGACCGGCATTCGAAGACCGGCCGCTGGCGCGTGCTCGACTACAAGACCAGCGAAAACGCAAGAAAGCCGGAGGCCACCCATCGGTCGAAGGGTGAATGGGTCGACCTTCAATTGCCGCTGTATCGACTGCTGGTCCGATCACACGACGTCGACGGCGAGATCGAACTCGGGTACATCCACCTTCCCGGCGACCTTTCCGCCGTCGGCCTCAGCATTGCAGACTGGTCCGCCGAGGATCTGGCAGCCGCATACGATGTCGCATCCGCCGTTGCGGCCGACATTGTGGACCTGAAGATCGATCGCGTTGAATTCGGTCGCGATCAGACTGCGACGCAGTATTCCCGCGTGTGCCAGGAAACCGTCATCGATCGCAGTATTCCCTGGCTGACAAACTGGTCCGGACGGCGTCCAGGCGCGGCCGACGTCTGACTTGCTTGCCCGCAAAGTCGAATCGCGCGCCGGAGAATCGAACTCCCTTCCGCCCTATAGAAGCCGACTCGCGCCGGTCTCGCGCCCGAAAAACATCAACGTGCCCCGGGATGCACGAACTGCCGCGTTCGGACGTGAACTTTTCGACCTGTCACTCGGAATGTCGCGGCGCGGTTCCTGCCACGGCAGCAGGCGCGAACAGACTCCGCCTACCAATCCAGTCCGAGCGCCTTCAGACGGGCGCGAATGACCTTCACATCCCAGAGCTGCACGGTGCCCTGCATCGTGCCCACCGCAAGCTGGTCCCCCGACGGACTGAAGCTCAGCCCGCCGGTACCTTCGGGATAGCCGGTCGCGAGCTGTTCGGACTGCGATGTGCTGAGCGTCGCGACGTCCTGAAACGTGGCGGGATCGTACAGCGTGACCGCGTGCTGGCTGAGCGCTGCGCAGAGGCTCATGTCGGGTGTAAACGCCAGACGGCCATAGCACACCGGACCAGCCCCTGGCAGCCGACGGCATTCCTGCCAGGTCTGCGTGTCATAAAACACGAAGCGACCAAACTCCGACACAATCAGCCAGCGGTTGTCAGGACTGAACGAGACCAATCCGCCCAGCGAATCCGTCGTCCGCAGATGAACCAGCAGGTCACCGCTTTCAGCATCCCAGACGGGAACATCGGGGTTCCGTTTTTCGCTGGCGGCGACCCGGCGGCCATCCGGGCTGATGGCGACGAACCAGCTGTACGACGGAACCGGTTTCATGCGGACCGGATTCGTCGGGTCCGCAGGGTCATAAGCATGAATTACATCCGGCGCGAGACTGGCGGCCATTCGCCGGCCATTCCGGCTGACAGCGACTTCGATCGGAAACGAAGTCGCGCGGGCCAGAGATTCCCTTCCCGCCAACAGATCAGTCATCCGGCCTGCCGCAAGCGCATCAACGGACCAGCGATCAATGCTGGCATCCAGGTAGCCGCTGGCTGTGATCAGCGATTGGCCATCGCCGGTGAACGAAACGGATGACGTTCCCTGTTCGCCCCGAAAGCGAGCGACGTCGCTTCCCGTGGCGGCTTCCCAGACGTCGACGCCGCTGGCTTTCGATGCCGCTGCGACAAACCTTCCGTCCGGGCTGAAACCCGCAGCGACCACGCTGTCATGCGGCGGCGTGGTACTCAGCAGCCGGCATTCGCTGCCGGTGGAAACTTCAAAGCGTCCATATCCGGCCGCCGGATCACTGAAGCCCAGCCAGCGGCCATCACGACTGAACTTCACTCCCCGACCGCTGACCGCGACAAGCTGACGCCCGTGGCGCGGATTCCAAAGTCGCGTTGTTCCGTCGTATGACGTCGACATTAACAGCGCACCGTCGGCGCTGAAGGCGGATGCAATGGCATTGCTGAGATGTCCGCGGCAGACTGCCCACGGCTGGTCAAGCCTGGCAGTGTCCCAGACATAGACGTTTCGATCGAAGCAGGCGGCGGAAAGCAGCCTGCCGTCTTCGCTGAAAGTGATGTGAGGAACTCCCTGCGGATGCGGCAGCACGTATTCGACTTCGCCGGATTCCAGCGACACGATCGAAACCTCACTGCCGCCCGATCCCGTGACAACGGCCAGTTGTCTTCCGTTCGGATGGAACGCCACGCAGTTCAGCATCGAAACGGCGAGCTGATGGATCGTTTTTCCGGAAGGCAGTTCGAAGATGTCAACCTGCCGCGCTGATCGCTGGATCGCCATCATCCGGCTGTCGGCGGAGAACGCATACTGATATCCGAACGTCCAGACGTCCTGCGCTTCGTCAAGCAGCAGTGTGCGATCCTTCACGTTCCACACGCGCAGGCGGACACCGGCGTCCGCGGTCTGGCCGGAGGCCGCGAGGTATTCGTCGTCCGGGCTGAACTGAATGTGCGGTGTCCTGTGTTCGTCCAGCCACATGCCGGGAAGTCGCAGCAATTCGGCCTGATCAGACAGACGTCGAACGACGATTTCCCCGTCCGGATCGAGTCGTGCTGTTCGTTCGAGCCGTTGATCGAAAGCCGTATGGCGAACAGAGGCTCCGGGCGGCGCGTCTTCGGGCCAGCGAATATCCGGCCGAACATCCACCAGTACCAGGCTGCCAATGGCTTCGTCGCGCAACTCCCGAACTGCGGATTCGCCGAGAGCGAGACTCGGCAGCATTTCAGCGGCTTTGCGGATGGCTTCCAGGCTGTCGAATTTCCTTCCCGGCCGATCGCTCCAGCGCCCGGCGCGAGCCTGAGCCAGGTAGGCGTCAAACAGTCGCCGGTCGGCGAGTTCGCGAGCCGTGCGTTCGCTGGCCTCGGCCGCTGTCGCGCGCGTCAGGCTTTCGTTCATGGCGACGTTTTGCCGACGCAGACGAAATGCGGCCGTACCTGATGTGATTGTCAGCACGATCAACAGCAGAGCAACAACTCCGACCAGCGAGGCCACCGCCGGGCTGCGCCGACACCACAGCCACATGCGTTCCCGAAGCGTTGTTCGTCGAGCGACAATCGGACGATCCGCCAGAAACCGCCGCAAGTCTTCGGCCAGGTCGACGGCGGTTCGATACCGAGACGCAGGTTCGCGCGCGATGGCTTTCAGCACAATCGTTTCCAGATCGCGCGGAATGCGGGGATCAATGTTCCGCGGCAACGGCGGCGACGTCTGAGTGACGGTGCGAGTCAGTTGCGCCTTTTCCGTCTCGACGAATGCAGGCCGCAGCGTCAGCAGTTCGTACAACGTCAGGCCGAGACTG from Planctomycetaceae bacterium includes:
- a CDS encoding serine/threonine-protein kinase, whose amino-acid sequence is MSSSHEDELGRLMDEFLERRRRGEYPSLSEFVQRHPELEDDIRELFPAVARLEQAELSQPAVEGGAMLMPDGSELRRLGDFRIEREIGRGGMGVVYEAIQESLGRTVALKVLVGMAALDSQRRQRFLRESRTAAMLHHSNIVPVFGVGEHNGILFYAMQFIEGRPLDMVLEELRRIREPQLFRPATDSLTRSVAAAFDSVASDADANSNRSSGPGVPPPISVGEEATASEFHLPACTGSADDSRTGSSLTDPTGHGVQYFRNVAQLGSQAADAMAYAHARGVLHRDIKPANLLLDLQGIIWIADFGLARTSDDSLTQPGDLIGTLRYMAPERFHGDSSEQSDIYSLGLTLYELLTLRPAFVETEKAQLTRTVTQTSPPLPRNIDPRIPRDLETIVLKAIAREPASRYRTAVDLAEDLRRFLADRPIVARRTTLRERMWLWCRRSPAVASLVGVVALLLIVLTITSGTAAFRLRRQNVAMNESLTRATAAEASERTARELADRRLFDAYLAQARAGRWSDRPGRKFDSLEAIRKAAEMLPSLALGESAVRELRDEAIGSLVLVDVRPDIRWPEDAPPGASVRHTAFDQRLERTARLDPDGEIVVRRLSDQAELLRLPGMWLDEHRTPHIQFSPDDEYLAASGQTADAGVRLRVWNVKDRTLLLDEAQDVWTFGYQYAFSADSRMMAIQRSARQVDIFELPSGKTIHQLAVSMLNCVAFHPNGRQLAVVTGSGGSEVSIVSLESGEVEYVLPHPQGVPHITFSEDGRLLSAACFDRNVYVWDTARLDQPWAVCRGHLSNAIASAFSADGALLMSTSYDGTTRLWNPRHGRQLVAVSGRGVKFSRDGRWLGFSDPAAGYGRFEVSTGSECRLLSTTPPHDSVVAAGFSPDGRFVAAASKASGVDVWEAATGSDVARFRGEQGTSSVSFTGDGQSLITASGYLDASIDRWSVDALAAGRMTDLLAGRESLARATSFPIEVAVSRNGRRMAASLAPDVIHAYDPADPTNPVRMKPVPSYSWFVAISPDGRRVAASEKRNPDVPVWDAESGDLLVHLRTTDSLGGLVSFSPDNRWLIVSEFGRFVFYDTQTWQECRRLPGAGPVCYGRLAFTPDMSLCAALSQHAVTLYDPATFQDVATLSTSQSEQLATGYPEGTGGLSFSPSGDQLAVGTMQGTVQLWDVKVIRARLKALGLDW